TCTAAAagaattcaactcatctcaactcagctcaacatcaaaataaggtctaaataaaatattcaacAAGAACATGGTGAAAAAGGACAAATGAGTTGCCTACAATGAAGGACAAGGCTAACAGGTGGGCTGCAAGAGTGGCACAATCACTTAAATCCCAAAAAATAGCCTTTCTGGTTTATACATTCTCCTCATGCATGGAAAGGGTAAAATAATATGCTcattccaaaaataaataaataaaatgactcAATTTCCAATTAAAGGACAAAATTAAATGCAGATTTTAATGCTGTTGCTTTTTGCCAGCCCTAATCTGCTACCTCTATGAGAGCATTATGAATGCTCTCTTTAGCTCTGGTGGTACAGTTCTATGTGTAATGGGCATGCCTGAAGATTGATATTTTCAGGTTTAACAGATGAGTCAGAGTTGTTTATCGATGACAAAACAAACTTACCATCTACGTAGTTcaaattaacaaacacaaaCTCTGCAATCACGCATACGTCAGATAGGAGAACTAACTGTACTTTACAACTAGCAGATGATGTAGACACGAAAAACGAAATTGTAGTCCGTAGGAATTACCAAGAGCGTTCAAGCCATCAAAATAGGACGGATAAAGGAAAGCAAAACATACCTCTTCAATTAGAAAGAAGGTTGCAAGTGAAACCTTCGCTAACAAGTTTGTTAACTGCATCCCTGAACTTGGTGTAATCCTCGAATGTATTGTAGACTTGGTAGGAGATCCGCGCGTACCCAGTTATCACGCCAACCTCACCATCTTTTGGTGCCCGGTAGTATATTGGCACTTCAACACCGAAATTCTCCCTCAAATGTGCCCTTAACTTTAAAGTGTCCGAATCACTTGAGATTGCCAAAGAAGCCGGCAACCCAACCATGATCATGCTTGCGCACATCTCCGGAGGACACCCGAGATTGGTCCCCCACGCTTTGGCCAACATCTGCCCCATCTCAACAGCCTTATCATGATTCCTCTTCTTGATCCCTTCTATACCGCCTTCGAACCTATTAACAAAGTCCAAAGCTTTTGGAACCACCAATTGTGCACTGTAGTCCCTAGTCCCAATCCAAGCACTTTCCACGGCCAACCCACTTCCATACTCATGAGACACAACAGGATGATGCAAGTCCAAGCATTTGGGCGAGCTCCTACTATACAAAAAAGCAATGGAAGGTGGGCAAAAGAACCATTTGTGCAAGTTGCTCGTATAGAAATCGGCCCCAATGTCTTGCATATCAACATCAGTGCACCCAATGGCATGGGCCGCGTCCACAAAAACCTGGTCAACACCTTCTTCCCTACAAATTTTAACCAGTTCCTTCACAGGGATCACCACACACGGCATGGAAGTGATATGATCAATCACAGCCAACCTAATTTTCCTCCcgttctctttccctctctctaaTGCCTTCCTAAACTCATGGATAATCTCATCGTTGGTATTAACAGGAAAAGGCATTTGTACCTCGATGACGCACCCACCTGCGCGCGTGACATATGCCTCGACGGATTTCTTGACAGCACCGTAGGCGTAGTGAAGCATAATCGCGACATCACCTTTCTCGAAACGGCCCTCGGCGAAGGCCCAGGCGGTACGTTGGAGGACGATGGCGGCAGCAGTGGTGGCGTTGTCGACGATGGAGACTTCGTCGACGTGGCGAGCATTGATGAGCTGTTTGATGACAGTCCTGGATCTTAGAATTCCCTCCTTGAGGCAGTTGAAGTAGAAGTGGTCGGGTTGGCGGAGAAATTCGAGCTGTAGGACCTGTTGGGCCTTGATAACGGAGTCCGGACAGGAACCGAAACTGCCGTTGTTGATGCGGGCGACGGAGGGATCATGGTGGCAGAATTCCGATTGGATTTCAGAGGGAGTGATGAGGGAAGTGGAAGAAAGTTTGGGTTTTTTGGGGAGGTGGTGGATATGGGAGTCACCGTTGCGATGGTTGGAGGCCATGGGGCGCAGGGTTACGGTTAGGGTTCGCAGAGGAATAGAGGAGTGTGAGCAACAAAGAAAATGGGTAGAGAGAGTGAGATCGCACCAGAGGCAGCAAAGCTGCAAAATAGATGGGTACGAGGACAAGTGGGAGCCATTGATGGTCCCCAGATTAAGGTCTCCGCAATCGTGCAATCTGACAAAAGTGAACCATTCGATTGAAATCAATGGTGAGGATTTTACCACGTAATCAATTCAGTTGAGGTTTCTTCCCACGTCGGTTATCCGCTTCAAAATGCCTCCTTTCACAACTTCTTTCCAAGTTTCTTGACCCTCTACGGATTAGAAAGAGCAGGAAGACGGAGCCCATGTTCGTCGTCCTCCTCAAAGCCACCGAAAATATTCTATACTTCTCTCAGCCACCCTATATTTTCAGTCACAAGTTTGAATCTCAGGACCGCTTGATTTGGAACTCAAGACAAGTTTTTTTAAGACTTGTTTTGCTTTCGTTTGAAACATATCTCGTAACATTTTCAGCCTATTTTATTTCATTCGGATTTGTTTTGTAACGATCCAGGAGCTTACACTTAATTCTTTTTTCCAGGAACTGGCTTGCGTGGGTATGTCATCTCACAGCATGGTTTAGATGAAGCAGCTGCAAAACTAGGAGCTCAAGGTTTATTTCGTTACGGAAAAGCTtcgggttttttatttttttcagccCATATAAAATACTGCCGTAATCACAGTGTTAAGAGGAAACGACGATAGAAGCACACCGGATGCTCGACGGAATGCCTCGCTTGAATTCTATCGCTTGTAGATGCTGGGTTCAATCAGATACCTAGTACTGTTTGTGCTACAACAGATACCAGTACGGATTTGAAGTGTTTCTTTGTCTGAAATGATTTTTTGAACGAAGTTTTGGACGATTGGTTAATTCCTAGGGATCAGTCGATCACAAGTATAAAAAGACTTAATATattgaattatataatttttagagtAAGATTTTCTTTGAACAGGAAGGAAccatatttttcatttcttatacAGATTTTGTCATTTAGATTTTTAAATACCgccaactttaattttaccattTTCTTAAACATCCATTCTCtcataaattttatcaataaagctacgaaaaactaaaattaaaatttaaagtctttaaatttagatgagatgagatagtttgtaaaaaaatatatgtttagatagtgaaataagataagataattaaatttttgtaGATTTGATAAAGTGGTGTGTCTTactaattattgaaaatatttttaattattgggtaaaaaatattatgaatatattaaaaataagtaatatctattattaatttaaaaacttataaatattttgacatCTCCAAGATATATTATTATGTTATgacctatttattatattatatattataaaattcgatatatatttttctaattgtatattacaataaaataaaaaattctaatagataattatatatattaaaaatgtggtACTTAGTATTACTGTATCATTACTATAGCATTAGTTGAAAAGTCAGAAATGACTTAAGATTTTGTTTCTAACCATTTGGATAAACAGATGAATGATGAAATACAACTCAGATGCATTACATCTCATCTGTGCATCCAAACAAGACCTTTTACTTTCTTGGATTAGAAAGTCTAATAATTTTCTTACTGAAATACTTTCAGTACTTTCTactgtttaaaaagaataatgttTTTAAGCCATCTTGACATGTTATCATCCCATAACAccacatattttattaaaaaaaaattatattcaaatcaaaatgactttcaaaatatatatatatatatatatataaactaaaacTCCAAATTCTTTTCGACCATTTtgtgtttataattttaattttttttaataaatcaggTGCGATTACCCAGATTATGTCACTCATTGTAAATTTTGGATGGTGAAATAGCATTATTAGTTGAGAAAGACAACATCACTGCATACATTTCCCTGAGTTAATATTTTATGCAGTGTGGATGTCTAATGTCCATGACTAGTTAAACTAAACCCTTTTAACTTATTCTTGCCAAATAGAACTTTTTCTCCGTCGAGTCTCATCCACGATTGACTGAACTACAAGTTATTTTCCCCTAGTCAAATGCTGCTTATTAGTCTGCAAAAGAGTCAAATGCTTGTGCTTTTGCATTGGGGAGATGGTGGTTTACGATTGTGAAAGCAAGAACTTTAGTGTAAAGTCACGAGTTTTCAGCGCCCAACGCTTTTCCTGGGCCCTGGCAAGAGTAAAAGTCAACTCCTGAGTTCAAATGTTAAAGAGCATCCAAATGTCAAGTAGTCAGAAAACATATACAAGTAGCTCTTACAgcccaacacacacacacacacatatataaacatCTCTACTAGGAACTCAAATCACAAAACCTAACTGTTTTTGCTCTCCATTACATTTGACTACAAAAGCAACAAATACTAATTTTCTTAGCTGACAACGGTACTGAGGATTTACTTGTTACATTCACAACATTAAAAAGAAGTTTCAATCTCAGTTGGCAGTCTTCAAACGGCACAAGGTTGTTCAAAAGGGAACAGAAACGTATGCTAGTATTTAAATTAAGAACAGCAAAACAGACAGACACCAATGGCACAACTTAGTTAAGAGTTTTTAGACTTAAAAAGCATTCTAGGAAAAACCATTTGGAAAGATACTAGTAACTAACTTTTCTTGCCAGGGAGAAGGATAAATTAGTTTGCCTAAAATGATAAATGAGTTTTCAGACTTAGAAAAAGATACGGTGACATCAAAGTCTAAGAGCATGTTGGAAAGATATTAGTAAAGGCTGTAAAGCAAAGCTAAATGACAAACAACACTTGCCATTTGAAACAGGGGCAGTGACCATGTTAAAAAgatgtttttcttcttgttcagCAGCAATCAATCCATAGTGTTTTCAGGAAGGCAGggattgaaataatatttgaaatatgcaagaaaaaatagaacaaGTAATATCACTCCATGCAATCCTTGATATTTGAAATAACAAATAATGTCTAATTCTACATTACGAGAATGGTGCTTACAGGTGTTACAGTATCACCGCTTATCATCACTGTTGGGTTCAAATTTAATCAAGgtaatatttttatgagaaaatataatta
This genomic window from Carya illinoinensis cultivar Pawnee chromosome 7, C.illinoinensisPawnee_v1, whole genome shotgun sequence contains:
- the LOC122316054 gene encoding probable L-cysteine desulfhydrase, chloroplastic, producing the protein MASNHRNGDSHIHHLPKKPKLSSTSLITPSEIQSEFCHHDPSVARINNGSFGSCPDSVIKAQQVLQLEFLRQPDHFYFNCLKEGILRSRTVIKQLINARHVDEVSIVDNATTAAAIVLQRTAWAFAEGRFEKGDVAIMLHYAYGAVKKSVEAYVTRAGGCVIEVQMPFPVNTNDEIIHEFRKALERGKENGRKIRLAVIDHITSMPCVVIPVKELVKICREEGVDQVFVDAAHAIGCTDVDMQDIGADFYTSNLHKWFFCPPSIAFLYSRSSPKCLDLHHPVVSHEYGSGLAVESAWIGTRDYSAQLVVPKALDFVNRFEGGIEGIKKRNHDKAVEMGQMLAKAWGTNLGCPPEMCASMIMVGLPASLAISSDSDTLKLRAHLRENFGVEVPIYYRAPKDGEVGVITGYARISYQVYNTFEDYTKFRDAVNKLVSEGFTCNLLSN